A single Eremothecium sinecaudum strain ATCC 58844 chromosome VIII, complete sequence DNA region contains:
- the SRP40 gene encoding Srp40p (Syntenic homolog of Ashbya gossypii ACL074W; Non-syntenic homolog of Saccharomyces cerevisiae YKR092C (SRP40)), whose product MGSKGVQKANAPKLSQKVREKKKEELTTSGSSDSASSSDGSSSESDSESSSGTESGSTDSSSDSESGESSGSESSGSESNSSASSSSESSSSDSGSSGSGSSDSGSSDSSSSESDGSESDSSDSGSSDSSGSASSGSNSSSSGSGSSDSDSSDNASSNTGSSSSDSSDSESGSGSSESSSSSDSDSGSSDSDSSDGESSSSDSSSSSEDEEKAEPANDKKRARSSSSSEESDASSSRTASPEGDDYPNKKVVIPAIIEGEKEGKRKHFSRIDRTKVSFEAWDLTDNTYKGAAGTWGEKANEKLGRVRGKDFTKNKNKMKRGAYRGGSITLASGSYKFTD is encoded by the coding sequence ATGGGTTCCAAGGGTGTTCAGAAGGCTAATGCTCCAAAATTGTCTCAAAAAGTAAGagaaaagaagaaggaagaGCTGACGACGTCTGGTTCGTCTGATTCTgcttcatcttcagatGGCTCAAGCTCGGAGAGTGATTCTGAATCTTCTAGTGGTACTGAATCTGGTAGTACTGATAGTTCCAGTGACAGTGAATCCGGTGAAAGTTCTGGTAGCGAATCTAGTGGGTCGGAGTCGAACTCTTCAGCATCCAGTTCTTCTGAAAGTAGCTCTTCCGACTCTGGCTCATCAGGTTCCGGTTCTTCCGACTCTGGCTCTTCCGATAGCAGCTCATCTGAATCTGATGGTTCTGAATCTGATTCTTCTGACTCTGGCTCTTCTGATTCTAGTGGTTCTGCTTCCAGCGGTTCGAATTCCAGCTCATCGGGTTCGGGTTCTTCAGACAGTGATTCTTCAGACAACGCATCCTCAAATACTGGGTCTTCGTCGTCCGATTCCTCTGACTCTGAGTCTGGTTCTGGCTCTTCTGAATCCAGCAGTTCATCTGATTCAGACTCTGGCTCTTCTGATTCAGACTCCAGCGACGGCGAATCAAGCTCGTCAGATTCCAGTAGCTCCAGCGAAGATGAGGAAAAAGCTGAGCCAGCGAATGACAAGAAGCGTGCAAGATCTTCTAGCTCTTCTGAAGAAAGCGACGCGTCATCTTCTAGGACCGCTTCTCCGGAGGGCGACGATTATCCTAATAAGAAAGTGGTGATTCCTGCTATTATTGAAGGTGAAAAAGAAGGCAAACGGAAGCACTTTTCAAGAATTGACAGGACTAAGGTCAGTTTTGAGGCATGGGATTTGACCGATAATACATATAAGGGTGCCGCAGGCACATGGGGTGAGAAAGCGAATGAAAAGCTGGGCAGAGTTAGAGGAAAAGATTTCACTAAGAACAAGAACAAGATGAAGCGTGGTGCTTACAGAGGAGGTTCCATCACATTAGCATCAGGATCATACAAATTCACTGATTAA
- the SSL2 gene encoding TFIIH/NER complex ATPase/helicase subunit SSL2 (Syntenic homolog of Ashbya gossypii AFR280W; Syntenic homolog of Saccharomyces cerevisiae YIL143C (SSL2)) translates to MTEHQYQTRSRGRAFEDVEKEYFSDDSLATADESLSTDDGDDYVNSEAPVKPKPKSSSTKKSKNGGSNSAGVDTFNKLAAKDENFLNRIHLDAPPDFVPDAVSGRFRSSDFTYLKLKPDHASRPLWIAPNDGRIILESFSPLAEQAQDFLVTIAEPVSRPSHVHEYKITAYSLYAAVSVGLETDDIIAVLDRLSKVPVASSIVNFIKGATVSYGKVKLVIKHNRYFVETSQADILQMLLKDSVIGSLRIDSTMPPSKSTLLTDKDGRATSAPDANVDPNDVEAVFTSIVGGDNELEEEDDDIDAVHSFEIDRESVEIVKRRCQEIDYPVLEEYDFRNDHRNPDLEIDLKPSTQIRPYQEKSLSKMFGNGRARSGIIVLPCGAGKTLVGITAACTIKKSVIVLCTSSVSVMQWRQQFLQWCTIQPENVAVFTSDNKEMFQTESGLVVSTYSMVANTRNRSHDSQKVMDFLTGREWGFILLDEVHVVPAAMFRRVVSTIAAHAKLGLTATLVREDDKISDLNFLIGPKLYEANWMELSQKGHIANVQCAEVWCPMTAEFYQEYLRENARKRMLLYIMNPTKFQACQFLIQYHEKRGDKIIVFSDNVYALQEYALKLGKPFIYGSTPQQERMNILQNFQYNDQINTIFLSKVGDTSIDLPEATCLIQISSHYGSRRQEAQRLGRILRAKRRNDEGFNAFFYSLVSKDTQEMYYSTKRQAFLVDQGYAFKVITHLHGMENLPNLAYSSARERRELLQEVLLKNEEAAGIEIGDDSENFIGRGSNAAKRAKSKAVKGEGSLAGLAGGEDMAYLEYSSNKNKDLRDHHPLIRKMYYKNVKK, encoded by the coding sequence ATGACAGAGCATCAGTATCAAACGAGAAGTAGAGGTAGGGCCTTTGAAGATGTGGAGAAGGAGTATTTTTCTGATGATTCACTTGCTACTGCAGATGAATCACTTTCGACTGATGATGGTGATGATTATGTGAACTCTGAGGCACCTGTGAAACCTAAACCGAAAAGCTCATCAACTAAGAAGTCCAAAAACGGAGGTAGTAATTCAGCAGGTGTTGATACATTTAATAAGTTGGCTGCGAAAGATGAAAACTTCTTGAATCGAATTCATTTAGATGCGCCTCCTGACTTTGTTCCTGACGCAGTATCTGGGCGTTTTAGATCTAGTGATTTTACGTATTTGAAGCTAAAGCCCGATCATGCATCTAGACCGTTGTGGATTGCGCCAAATGACGGTAGAATAATCTTGGAAAGCTTTTCTCCTTTAGCAGAGCAAGCACAAGATTTCCTTGTCACGATTGCGGAGCCTGTGAGTAGACCTTCCCATGTTCATGAGTACAAAATTACAGCTTATTCCTTGTATGCTGCTGTTTCAGTGGGATTGGAAACGGACGATATAATTGCAGTGTTAGACAGACTTTCCAAGGTTCCTGTTGCCTCTTCGATTGTTAATTTCATTAAGGGAGCAACGGTTTCATATGGTAAGGTTAAGTTGGTCATTAAACATAATAGATATTTTGTGGAGACGTCTCAAGCCGATATTTTGCAGATGTTGTTGAAGGATAGTGTTATAGGTTCTTTGAGGATTGACAGTACTATGCCACCTTCTAAGAGTACTCTTTTAACAGATAAGGATGGAAGGGCAACTTCTGCGCCGGATGCGAATGTTGATCCTAACGACGTAGAAGCGGTTTTTACCTCTATTGTGGGAGGTGATAACGAACtagaggaagaagatgatgatatAGATGCAGTTCACTCTTTTGAAATAGATCGTGAATCCGTGGAAATTGTCAAAAGAAGATGCCAAGAGATCGATTATCCTGTTTTAGAAGAATATGATTTCAGAAACGACCATAGAAATCCTGACTTGGAAATCGACCTAAAACCATCCACTCAAATTAGACCCTATCAGGAAAAGTCTCTAAGTAAAATGTTTGGTAATGGTCGTGCTAGAAGTGGTATTATCGTTTTGCCTTGTGGTGCTGGTAAAACATTAGTTGGGATCACGGCTGCGTGTACTATCAAGAAATCGGTCATAGTATTATGTACTTCATCAGTGTCGGTTATGCAGTGGCGTCAACAGTTTTTGCAATGGTGTACAATTCAACCAGAGAATGTTGCAGTGTTTACTTCAGATAACAAGGAAATGTTCCAGACAGAGTCCGGTCTTGTTGTGTCAACCTATTCCATGGTTGCAAACACGAGAAACAGGTCACACGATTCTCAAAAGGTTATGGATTTCTTAACTGGGAGAGAATGGGGTTTCATTCTTTTAGACGAAGTCCATGTGGTGCCAGCTGCTATGTTCAGAAGAGTTGTTTCTACTATTGCTGCTCACGCTAAGTTGGGTTTGACTGCCACCTTAGTTCGTGAAGATGACAAAATTAGTGATTTAAATTTCTTGATTGGGCCAAAATTGTATGAAGCAAATTGGATGGAATTGTCTCAAAAGGGACATATTGCCAATGTCCAATGTGCAGAGGTATGGTGCCCTATGACAGCTGAATTCTATCAGGAATACTTAAGGGAGAATGCTAGAAAACGGATGTTGCTATATATTATGAACCCTACCAAGTTTCAAGCATGTCAATTTTTGATTCAATATCACGAAAAGAGAGGAGATAAAATTATTGTTTTTTCTGATAATGTCTATGCTTTGCAAGAATATGCTTTAAAGTTGGGTAAGCCTTTCATTTACGGCTCAACCCCACAGCAGGAACGGATGAACATTCTACAGAATTTTCAATATAATGATCAAATTAATACTATATTCCTATCGAAAGTTGGTGACACGTCCATCGATTTACCTGAAGCAACCTGTTTAATTCAGATTTCATCGCATTATGGCTCTCGTCGTCAAGAGGCCCAACGGTTGGGTAGAATTTTAAGAGCCAAAAGACGTAACGATGAAGGTTTTAATGCGTTCTTCTATTCATTAGTTTCAAAAGATACCCAAGAGATGTATTACTCTACGAAAAGACAAGCGTTTTTGGTTGACCAAGGTTATGCGTTCAAAGTAATCACGCATTTACACGGCATGGAAAACTTGCCCAACCTTGCCTATTCTTCTGCAAGAGAGCGAAGAGAATTGCTACAAGAGGTTCTATTGAAGAATGAAGAGGCTGCCGGTATTGAGATTGGGGATGATTCCGAAAATTTCATTGGTAGAGGCTCTAATGCAGCTAAGCGGGCTAAGTCGAAGGCTGTTAAAGGCGAAGGTTCTTTAGCCGGCTTGGCGGGCGGAGAAGATATGGCTTATTTAGAGTATTCATCAAATAAGAATAAAGACCTAAGGGATCATCATCCATTGATCAGAAAAATGTACTATAAAAACGTAAAAAAATAG